From the Pseudomonas putida genome, one window contains:
- a CDS encoding chemotaxis protein CheW, producing the protein MKKSSAQGSEDPILQWVTFRLDNESYGINVMQVQEVLRYTEIAPVPGAPSYVLGIINLRGNVVTVIDTRQRFGLMPSDVTDNTRIVIIEADKQVVGILVDSVAEVVYLRQSEIETAPNVGNEESAKFIQGVCNKNGELLILVELDKMMTEEEWSELENI; encoded by the coding sequence ATGAAAAAGTCGTCTGCGCAAGGTTCTGAAGATCCGATCCTGCAGTGGGTAACCTTCCGTCTGGACAACGAGTCCTACGGCATCAACGTCATGCAGGTGCAGGAAGTGCTGCGCTACACCGAGATCGCTCCGGTGCCGGGCGCGCCAAGCTACGTGCTGGGCATCATCAACCTGCGCGGTAACGTGGTGACCGTGATCGACACCCGCCAGCGCTTCGGCCTGATGCCATCGGACGTGACCGACAACACCCGCATCGTCATCATCGAGGCTGACAAGCAAGTGGTCGGCATCCTGGTCGACAGCGTTGCCGAGGTGGTGTACCTGCGTCAGTCGGAAATCGAAACGGCGCCGAACGTCGGCAACGAAGAGTCGGCCAAGTTCATCCAGGGCGTGTGCAACAAGAACGGCGAACTGCTGATCCTGGTCGAACTGGATAAGATGATGACTGAGGAAGAGTGGTCCGAGCTGGAGAACATCTGA
- the fleN gene encoding flagellar synthesis regulator FleN, whose translation MGSMHPVQVIAVTGGKGGVGKTNVSVNLSLALAELGRRVMLLDADLGLANVDVLLGLTPKRTLADVIEGRCELRDVLLQGPGGVRIVPAASGTQSMVHLAPAQHAGLIQAFSEIGDNLDVLVIDTAAGIGDSVVSFVRAAQEVLLVVCDEPTSITDAYALIKLLNRDYGMNRFRVLANMAQSPQEGRNLFAKLTKVTDRFLDVALQYVGAVPYDESVRKAVQKQRAVYEAFPRSKCALAFKAIAQKVDSWPLPANPRGHLEFFVERLVQPTSAGPVL comes from the coding sequence ATGGGTAGCATGCATCCCGTACAGGTGATCGCCGTCACCGGTGGCAAAGGTGGCGTCGGCAAGACTAACGTTTCAGTGAACCTGTCCCTGGCGCTGGCCGAACTCGGCCGCCGGGTGATGTTGCTGGACGCCGACCTTGGCCTGGCCAATGTCGACGTATTGCTGGGCCTCACCCCAAAACGCACCCTGGCCGATGTCATCGAAGGGCGCTGCGAGCTGCGCGATGTGCTGTTGCAGGGGCCTGGCGGCGTGCGCATCGTGCCCGCCGCCTCCGGCACCCAGAGCATGGTGCACCTGGCCCCGGCCCAGCATGCCGGGCTGATCCAGGCCTTCAGCGAGATCGGCGACAACCTCGACGTGCTGGTGATCGACACCGCTGCGGGCATTGGTGACTCGGTAGTCAGCTTCGTGCGCGCAGCCCAGGAAGTGCTGCTGGTGGTGTGCGACGAGCCGACCTCGATCACCGACGCCTATGCGCTGATCAAGCTGCTCAACCGCGACTACGGCATGAACCGTTTCCGCGTGCTGGCCAACATGGCCCAGAGCCCGCAGGAAGGGCGCAACCTGTTCGCCAAGTTGACCAAGGTCACCGACCGCTTCCTTGACGTCGCCCTGCAATATGTCGGCGCCGTGCCGTACGACGAGAGCGTGCGCAAGGCAGTGCAGAAACAGCGCGCGGTGTACGAGGCCTTCCCTCGCTCCAAGTGTGCCCTGGCCTTCAAGGCCATCGCGCAGAAGGTCGACAGCTGGCCGCTGCCAGCCAACCCGCGCGGGCACCTTGAGTTCTTTGTCGAGCGCCTGGTGCAACCCACCAGCGCAGGACCCGTGCTATGA
- the fliA gene encoding RNA polymerase sigma factor FliA: MNASGFKMYSKASKDAQFELVERYAPLVKRIAYHLLARLPANVQVEDLIQAGMIGLLEVANKYDASKGASFETYAGIRIRGAMLDEVRKGDWAPRSVHRNTRMVSDAMRAVEARTGRDAKDHEVAAELQLSLDDYYGILNDTLGSRLFSFDDLLQDGEHEGLHEDGASGQVEPSRDLEDERFQAALTDAIANLPERERLVLALYYDEELNLKEIGEVLGVSESRVSQLHSQCAARLRSRLGEWRAR, from the coding sequence ATGAATGCGAGCGGCTTCAAGATGTACAGCAAGGCGTCGAAAGACGCCCAGTTCGAGCTGGTGGAACGCTACGCGCCGCTGGTCAAGCGCATCGCCTACCACTTGCTGGCACGCCTGCCGGCCAACGTCCAGGTCGAGGACCTGATCCAGGCCGGCATGATCGGCCTGCTGGAAGTGGCCAACAAGTACGACGCCAGCAAGGGCGCCAGCTTTGAAACCTACGCCGGCATCCGCATCCGCGGGGCGATGCTCGACGAGGTCCGCAAGGGCGATTGGGCACCGCGTTCGGTGCACCGCAATACGCGCATGGTCAGTGATGCGATGCGCGCAGTGGAAGCAAGAACTGGCCGCGACGCTAAAGATCATGAAGTTGCTGCCGAACTCCAATTGAGTCTCGATGATTACTACGGGATCTTGAACGATACCTTGGGGAGCCGCCTGTTCAGTTTCGACGACCTGTTGCAGGACGGCGAGCACGAAGGGCTGCACGAGGACGGCGCCAGTGGCCAGGTCGAGCCGTCGCGCGACCTGGAAGACGAGCGCTTCCAGGCTGCCCTGACCGATGCGATCGCCAACCTGCCGGAGCGTGAGCGCCTGGTGCTGGCGCTGTACTACGACGAAGAGCTGAACCTCAAGGAAATCGGTGAGGTGCTGGGGGTCAGCGAATCGCGAGTCAGCCAGTTGCACAGCCAGTGTGCCGCGCGCCTGCGCAGCCGCCTGGGGGAATGGCGGGCGCGTTGA
- a CDS encoding ParA family protein gives MRVWAVANQKGGVGKTTSTIALAGLLAEAGKRVVVVDLDPHGSMTSYFGHNPDALEHSCYDLFLHKGSVPEGLPGQLLLPTSDERISLLPSSTALAVLERQSPGQSGLGLVIAKSLAQLWQDFDFALIDSPPLLGVLMVNALAASQQLVIPVQTEFLAVKGLERMIGTLAMINRSRKQALPYQIVPTLFDRRTQASLGTLKVLRDTYEHQVWQGYIPVDTRLRDASRNGVTPSQFDGKSRGVIAYRALLKHMLTYKPAAQVVS, from the coding sequence ATGAGAGTCTGGGCAGTAGCCAATCAGAAAGGTGGTGTCGGCAAGACCACCAGCACCATCGCCCTGGCCGGCCTGCTGGCCGAGGCGGGCAAGCGCGTGGTCGTCGTCGACCTCGACCCGCATGGCTCGATGACCAGCTATTTCGGGCACAACCCGGATGCCCTGGAGCACAGCTGCTACGACCTGTTCCTGCACAAGGGCAGCGTGCCCGAAGGCCTGCCGGGGCAGTTATTGCTGCCCACCAGCGATGAGCGTATTTCGCTGCTGCCGTCGAGTACCGCATTGGCGGTGCTGGAGCGTCAGTCGCCAGGGCAGAGTGGCCTGGGCCTGGTGATCGCCAAGAGTCTGGCGCAGTTATGGCAGGATTTCGACTTTGCCCTGATCGACAGCCCGCCATTGCTCGGCGTGCTGATGGTCAACGCCCTGGCTGCCAGCCAGCAGCTGGTGATCCCGGTGCAGACCGAGTTTCTGGCGGTGAAGGGACTGGAACGCATGATCGGCACCTTGGCCATGATCAACCGCTCGCGCAAGCAGGCGCTGCCCTACCAGATCGTGCCGACCCTGTTCGACCGCCGTACCCAGGCTTCGCTTGGCACCCTCAAGGTGTTGCGCGATACCTATGAACACCAGGTGTGGCAGGGCTACATCCCGGTCGACACGCGCCTGCGCGATGCCAGCCGCAATGGTGTCACGCCGTCTCAATTCGATGGCAAGAGCCGCGGGGTGATCGCTTACCGCGCGCTGCTCAAGCACATGCTCACCTACAAGCCGGCCGCGCAGGTGGTTTCATGA
- a CDS encoding protein-glutamate methylesterase/protein-glutamine glutaminase, with translation MAVKVLVVDDSGFFRRRVSEILSADPTIQVVGTATNGREAIDQALALKPDVITMDYEMPMMDGITAVRHIMQRCPTPVLMFSSLTHEGARVTLDALDAGAVDYLPKNFEDISRNPEKVKQLLCEKVHTISRSNRRFGGYTSHAPVSAPAPAASHAPASSLASAAPVRPAAPARAAAPAAAAAHAPAPKRKPYKLVAIGTSTGGPVALQRVLTQLPASFPAPIVLIQHMPAAFTKAFAERLDKLCKISVKEAEDGDMLRPGLALLAPGGKQMMIDGRGTVKILPGDERLNYKPCVDITFGSAAKSYGDKVLSVVLTGMGADGREGARLLKQGGSTVWAQDEASCVIYGMPMAIVKANLADAVYSLDEIGKHLVEACV, from the coding sequence ATGGCAGTCAAGGTCCTGGTGGTGGATGATTCCGGTTTCTTCCGCCGCCGCGTTTCGGAAATCCTCTCGGCGGACCCGACGATCCAGGTGGTCGGCACCGCGACCAACGGCAGGGAAGCGATCGACCAGGCACTGGCGCTCAAACCCGATGTCATCACCATGGACTACGAAATGCCCATGATGGATGGCATCACCGCCGTGCGGCACATCATGCAGCGCTGCCCGACGCCGGTGTTGATGTTCTCCTCGCTGACCCATGAAGGCGCCCGGGTCACCCTCGACGCGCTGGATGCCGGTGCGGTGGATTACCTGCCCAAGAATTTCGAAGACATCTCGCGCAACCCAGAGAAGGTCAAGCAGTTGCTGTGCGAGAAGGTACATACCATCTCGCGCAGCAACCGCCGTTTTGGCGGCTATACCAGCCACGCGCCGGTCAGCGCACCGGCGCCGGCCGCCAGCCATGCACCCGCCAGCAGCCTGGCCAGCGCCGCGCCGGTCCGTCCTGCCGCGCCTGCCCGTGCGGCGGCGCCGGCAGCAGCTGCGGCGCATGCCCCGGCTCCCAAGCGCAAGCCTTACAAGCTGGTGGCGATCGGTACCTCCACCGGCGGCCCGGTCGCCCTGCAGCGGGTGCTGACGCAGTTGCCGGCGAGTTTCCCCGCACCGATCGTGCTGATCCAGCACATGCCCGCCGCGTTCACCAAGGCATTCGCCGAACGCCTCGACAAGCTGTGCAAGATCAGCGTCAAGGAAGCCGAGGACGGCGACATGCTGCGCCCGGGCCTGGCGCTGCTGGCCCCAGGCGGCAAGCAGATGATGATCGACGGCCGTGGCACGGTGAAGATTCTGCCGGGCGACGAGCGCCTGAACTACAAGCCGTGCGTGGACATCACCTTCGGCTCGGCGGCCAAGTCCTATGGCGACAAGGTGCTGTCGGTGGTGCTCACCGGCATGGGCGCCGATGGCCGTGAAGGCGCGCGCCTGCTCAAGCAGGGCGGCAGTACCGTGTGGGCCCAGGATGAGGCCAGCTGTGTGATCTACGGCATGCCCATGGCCATCGTCAAAGCCAACCTGGCAGACGCGGTGTACAGCCTGGATGAAATCGGCAAACACCTGGTCGAGGCTTGTGTCTGA
- a CDS encoding CheW domain-containing protein codes for MNRPVGTRPQLALQSYLDGLLQEATEAEDILDLPTPAQAPTGNDEFAAAVREEQARDARQPTAAARPFAEPQLKVLPAVLPVEQPVVAVVETEVVAEASIPVLTEVPAPEPVAPLVDVHLPAAGMADTPAPPASVDGRPAWAAEPFECLLFDVAGLTLAVPLVCLGSIYSLEGQELTPLFGQPDWFLGILTCQAGNLKVLDTARWVMPDRYRDDFRQGLNYVISVQGYEWGLAVHQVSRSLRLDPAEIKWRSQRGQRPWLAGTVIEHMCALLDVAELAELIASGAVKQLHAKQK; via the coding sequence ATGAACCGGCCTGTCGGCACCAGACCACAACTGGCCCTGCAGTCGTACCTCGATGGGCTGTTGCAGGAGGCCACCGAGGCCGAGGATATCCTCGACCTGCCAACGCCTGCCCAGGCGCCCACGGGCAATGACGAATTCGCCGCCGCCGTGCGCGAAGAGCAGGCGCGGGATGCTCGCCAGCCAACTGCCGCAGCCAGGCCTTTTGCCGAGCCGCAGTTGAAGGTGCTGCCAGCCGTGCTGCCGGTAGAGCAGCCGGTGGTGGCCGTGGTCGAGACTGAAGTGGTGGCAGAGGCCAGCATCCCGGTGCTGACCGAGGTGCCAGCGCCAGAGCCGGTCGCACCCCTGGTGGACGTGCACCTGCCAGCGGCAGGCATGGCCGACACGCCGGCCCCGCCGGCCAGCGTCGATGGCCGCCCGGCCTGGGCTGCCGAGCCGTTCGAGTGCCTGTTGTTCGACGTCGCCGGGCTGACCCTGGCGGTGCCGCTGGTTTGCCTGGGTTCGATCTACAGCCTGGAAGGCCAGGAGCTGACACCGCTGTTCGGCCAGCCAGACTGGTTCCTGGGCATCCTGACCTGCCAGGCCGGCAACCTCAAGGTGCTGGACACCGCGCGCTGGGTCATGCCCGACCGCTACCGCGACGACTTCCGGCAAGGCCTGAATTACGTGATTTCCGTGCAGGGCTACGAATGGGGCCTGGCGGTGCATCAGGTCAGCCGCTCGCTGCGCCTGGACCCCGCCGAGATCAAGTGGCGCAGCCAGCGTGGCCAGCGCCCCTGGTTGGCCGGCACGGTCATCGAACACATGTGTGCACTGCTCGACGTTGCCGAACTGGCCGAGCTGATCGCCAGCGGCGCGGTCAAGCAGTTGCATGCCAAACAGAAATGA
- a CDS encoding chemotaxis protein CheA — protein sequence MSFGADEEILQDFLVEAGEILEQLSEQLVELESRPDDADLLNAIFRGFHTVKGGAGFLQLNELVECCHIAENVFDILRKGERRVDAELMDVVLEALDTVNSMFGQVRERSEVTAATPELLAALSRLAEPASAEAPAAVVEAAPEPVAAEADITDTEFEQLLDSLDAVKAEAAAAEAQMQGETLSGAGDDITDDEFESLLDQLHGKGQFSPELAATEAVVEATAPVSDEITDEEFESLLDQLHGKGTFQADALPAATAAVESVVAPASSDEITEHEFEALLDQLHGKGKFTGETVAGEAPVAVAAPVAAVAQSKPVARPAAAPAAAAPAAAKPAPARTPAPAAEKPASEAETTVRVDTARLDEIMNMVGELVLVRNRLVRLGLNSGDEAMSKAVSNLDVVTADLQTAVMKTRMQPIKKVFGRFPRLVRDLARQLKKEINLELVGEETDLDKNLVEALADPLVHLVRNAVDHGVEMPDEREASGKARTGRVVLSAEQEGDHILLSISDDGKGMDPSILRAKAVEKGLMDKDAADRLSESDCYNLIFAPGFSTKTEISDVSGRGVGMDVVKTKISQLNGSINIFSAKGQGSKIVIKVPLTLAIMPTLMVMLGNQAFAFPLVNVNEIFHLDLSRTNVVDGQEVVIVRDKALPLFYLKRWLVQGQVHEEQREGHVVILSVGTQRIGFVVDQLVGQEEVVIKPLGKMLQGTPGMSGATITGDGRIALILDVPSMLKRYAARRI from the coding sequence ATGAGCTTCGGCGCCGATGAAGAAATCCTTCAGGATTTCCTGGTAGAAGCCGGCGAAATTCTTGAGCAACTGTCCGAGCAACTGGTCGAGCTGGAAAGCCGACCCGACGATGCCGACCTGCTCAATGCAATCTTTCGCGGTTTCCACACTGTAAAAGGGGGCGCCGGCTTCCTTCAGCTGAACGAGCTGGTGGAGTGCTGCCACATCGCCGAGAACGTGTTCGACATCCTGCGCAAAGGTGAGCGCCGGGTCGACGCGGAACTGATGGACGTGGTGCTCGAGGCACTGGACACGGTCAACAGCATGTTCGGCCAGGTGCGCGAGCGCAGCGAAGTGACTGCGGCCACCCCGGAGTTGCTGGCGGCCCTGTCGCGCCTGGCGGAACCTGCCAGCGCCGAGGCCCCGGCAGCAGTTGTCGAGGCTGCACCGGAGCCGGTGGCCGCCGAGGCGGACATCACCGACACCGAGTTCGAACAGCTGCTCGACTCGCTCGATGCGGTCAAGGCAGAAGCGGCCGCAGCCGAAGCGCAGATGCAGGGCGAGACCCTGAGCGGCGCGGGTGACGACATCACTGACGACGAGTTCGAATCGCTGCTCGACCAATTGCATGGCAAGGGCCAGTTCTCGCCTGAACTGGCAGCCACCGAAGCGGTGGTCGAGGCCACTGCGCCGGTGAGCGACGAGATCACCGACGAAGAATTCGAGTCGTTGCTGGACCAGTTGCACGGCAAGGGCACCTTCCAGGCCGATGCCTTGCCGGCTGCCACTGCGGCTGTGGAAAGCGTGGTCGCGCCTGCCAGCAGTGACGAAATCACCGAGCACGAGTTCGAAGCGTTGCTCGACCAGTTGCACGGCAAGGGCAAGTTCACTGGTGAAACCGTTGCTGGCGAGGCGCCTGTCGCCGTGGCCGCGCCGGTTGCGGCCGTGGCGCAAAGCAAACCGGTCGCCAGGCCTGCTGCAGCCCCGGCTGCCGCTGCACCGGCCGCAGCCAAGCCGGCGCCAGCCCGCACCCCGGCCCCTGCGGCCGAAAAGCCTGCCAGCGAAGCGGAAACCACCGTGCGTGTCGACACTGCACGCCTGGACGAGATCATGAACATGGTCGGCGAACTGGTGCTGGTGCGTAACCGCCTGGTGCGCCTGGGCCTGAACAGCGGCGACGAGGCCATGTCCAAGGCCGTGTCGAACCTCGACGTGGTCACCGCCGACTTGCAGACCGCGGTCATGAAGACCCGCATGCAGCCGATCAAGAAGGTCTTCGGTCGCTTCCCGCGCCTGGTCCGCGATCTGGCGCGCCAGCTGAAGAAAGAGATCAACCTGGAGCTGGTCGGTGAAGAGACCGACCTCGACAAGAACCTGGTCGAGGCCCTTGCCGACCCGCTGGTGCACCTGGTGCGCAACGCCGTCGACCACGGTGTCGAGATGCCGGACGAGCGTGAAGCCTCTGGCAAGGCCCGGACCGGCCGCGTGGTGCTGTCGGCCGAGCAGGAAGGCGACCACATCCTGCTGTCGATCTCTGACGACGGCAAGGGCATGGACCCGAGCATCCTGCGCGCCAAGGCCGTTGAAAAAGGCCTGATGGACAAGGACGCGGCCGATCGCCTGAGCGAGTCGGACTGCTACAACCTGATCTTCGCTCCAGGCTTCTCGACCAAGACCGAGATTTCCGACGTGTCCGGCCGCGGCGTCGGCATGGACGTGGTGAAGACCAAGATTTCCCAGCTCAACGGCTCGATCAACATCTTCTCGGCCAAGGGCCAGGGCTCGAAGATCGTCATCAAGGTGCCGCTGACCCTGGCGATCATGCCGACCCTGATGGTGATGCTGGGCAACCAGGCGTTCGCCTTCCCGCTGGTCAACGTCAACGAGATCTTCCACCTCGACCTGTCGCGCACCAACGTGGTCGACGGCCAGGAAGTGGTGATCGTGCGCGACAAGGCGCTGCCGCTGTTCTACCTCAAGCGCTGGCTGGTTCAGGGCCAGGTGCATGAGGAGCAGCGCGAGGGCCATGTGGTGATCCTCTCGGTCGGCACCCAGCGTATCGGCTTCGTGGTCGACCAGCTGGTGGGCCAGGAAGAGGTGGTGATCAAGCCGCTGGGCAAGATGCTGCAGGGCACCCCGGGCATGTCCGGCGCCACCATCACCGGTGACGGCCGCATCGCGCTGATTCTCGACGTGCCGAGCATGCTCAAGCGTTACGCGGCACGGCGTATCTGA
- a CDS encoding DUF2802 domain-containing protein, with protein sequence MIFEVAVIFLALLWALSLWFFLNYSKRQRELAAQQAVGDALRDQRIKDLAKRLDDYQNGTVRMGEAIHELRATVAPLPEKLQQLEQRDPSSVTFTQAAKLVGMGASVAELTETCGLTQAEAELMSKLHRGE encoded by the coding sequence TTGATCTTCGAGGTGGCGGTAATCTTCCTGGCGCTGCTGTGGGCCCTGAGCCTGTGGTTCTTCCTCAACTACAGCAAGCGCCAGCGCGAGCTGGCGGCGCAGCAGGCCGTGGGCGATGCCCTGCGCGACCAGCGCATCAAGGACCTGGCCAAGCGCCTGGACGACTACCAGAACGGCACCGTGCGCATGGGTGAGGCCATCCATGAGCTGCGCGCGACCGTGGCGCCGCTGCCGGAAAAGCTTCAGCAGCTGGAGCAACGCGACCCCAGCAGCGTGACTTTCACCCAGGCCGCCAAGCTGGTGGGCATGGGCGCCAGCGTGGCGGAACTCACCGAAACCTGCGGCCTGACCCAGGCCGAGGCGGAATTGATGAGCAAGCTGCACCGCGGCGAGTGA
- a CDS encoding flagellar motor protein: MDVLSLIGLILAFVAIVGGNFLEGGHVGALLNGPAGLIVLGGTLAAALLQSPLSAFKRALQILRWIFFPPRVDLAGGIDRVVNWSLTARKEGLLGLEGVADAEPDPYARKGLQLLVDGAEPESIRSILEVDFLTQESRDIQAAKVFESMGGYAPTIGIIGAVMGLIHVMGNLADPSQLGNGIAVAFVATIYGVASANLILLPIANKLKAIVMRQSRYREMLLEGLLSIAEGENPRSIELKLQGFME, encoded by the coding sequence ATGGATGTGCTCAGCCTGATTGGCCTGATCCTGGCGTTCGTCGCCATCGTCGGCGGCAACTTCCTTGAAGGTGGCCACGTCGGTGCCTTGCTCAATGGCCCGGCGGGTCTGATCGTGCTCGGTGGTACCCTGGCGGCGGCACTGCTGCAGTCGCCACTGTCGGCGTTCAAGCGCGCGTTGCAGATCCTGCGCTGGATCTTCTTCCCGCCGCGGGTCGACCTGGCCGGTGGGATCGACCGGGTGGTCAACTGGAGCCTGACGGCGCGCAAGGAAGGCCTGCTCGGCCTGGAAGGCGTGGCCGATGCCGAACCCGACCCGTACGCCCGCAAGGGCCTGCAACTGCTGGTCGATGGTGCCGAGCCGGAATCGATCCGCAGCATCCTCGAAGTCGACTTCCTGACTCAGGAAAGCCGTGACATCCAGGCCGCCAAGGTGTTCGAGAGCATGGGCGGCTACGCCCCGACCATCGGTATCATCGGTGCGGTCATGGGCCTGATCCATGTCATGGGCAACCTGGCCGACCCTTCGCAGCTGGGCAACGGCATTGCCGTGGCATTCGTCGCCACCATCTACGGCGTGGCCAGTGCCAACCTGATCCTGCTGCCGATCGCCAACAAGCTCAAAGCCATCGTCATGCGCCAGTCGCGCTACCGCGAGATGCTGCTCGAAGGCCTGTTGTCGATCGCCGAGGGTGAGAACCCGCGCTCGATCGAGTTGAAGCTGCAAGGCTTCATGGAGTAA
- a CDS encoding chemotaxis response regulator CheY — MKILIVDDFSTMRRIIKNLLRDLGFTNTDEADDGTTALPMLESGHYDFLVTDWNMPGMSGIDLLRKVRAHDRLKTMPVLMVTAEAKRDQIIEAAQAGVNGYVVKPFTAQVLKEKIEKIFERVNG; from the coding sequence ATGAAAATCCTCATCGTTGACGACTTTTCGACGATGCGGCGGATCATCAAGAACCTGTTGCGTGACCTGGGCTTCACCAACACCGATGAAGCCGATGACGGCACCACCGCGCTGCCGATGCTCGAAAGCGGCCATTACGACTTCCTGGTGACCGACTGGAACATGCCTGGCATGTCCGGTATCGACCTGCTGCGCAAGGTCCGTGCCCACGATCGCCTGAAGACCATGCCGGTGCTGATGGTGACCGCCGAAGCCAAGCGTGACCAGATCATCGAAGCGGCCCAGGCCGGCGTCAACGGTTACGTGGTCAAGCCATTCACCGCCCAGGTGCTCAAAGAAAAGATCGAAAAGATCTTCGAACGCGTCAACGGCTGA
- the motD gene encoding flagellar motor protein MotD — protein MRRRRHTEEHENHERWLVSYADFITLLFAFFVVMYSISSINEGKYKVISQALLGVFNDPERSMKPIPIGDEQPLSVKPAEPLIKDSEQTDAGLAQTNVDPLKTISDDVRDAFGDLIKSDQMTVRGNELWVEIELNSSLLFGSGDAMPSDQAFTIIEKVGNILKPFANPVHVEGFTDNLPIRTAQYPTNWELSAARAASIVRLLAMEGVNPARMASVGYGEYQPVASNDTAEGRARNRRVVLVISRNLEVRRSLTGSGSANATPDAALRRAGTQSAPPAGSSN, from the coding sequence ATGCGCCGTCGCCGTCATACCGAGGAGCACGAGAATCACGAACGCTGGCTGGTGTCGTACGCCGACTTCATTACCTTGCTGTTCGCCTTTTTCGTGGTCATGTATTCGATCTCCTCGATCAACGAGGGCAAGTACAAGGTCATTTCGCAAGCGCTGCTCGGGGTGTTCAACGACCCTGAGCGGAGCATGAAGCCGATCCCGATCGGCGATGAGCAGCCGCTCAGCGTGAAACCGGCAGAACCCTTGATCAAGGACAGCGAGCAGACCGATGCGGGCCTGGCCCAGACCAACGTCGACCCGTTGAAGACCATCAGCGACGACGTGCGCGATGCCTTCGGCGACCTGATCAAGTCCGACCAGATGACCGTGCGCGGCAACGAGCTGTGGGTGGAGATCGAACTCAACTCGTCCTTGCTGTTCGGCAGTGGCGATGCCATGCCCAGTGACCAGGCATTCACCATCATCGAGAAAGTCGGCAACATACTCAAACCGTTCGCCAACCCGGTGCATGTCGAGGGCTTCACCGACAACCTGCCGATCCGCACGGCGCAGTACCCGACCAACTGGGAGCTGTCGGCGGCGCGGGCGGCGAGCATCGTGCGCCTGCTGGCCATGGAAGGGGTCAACCCGGCGCGCATGGCCTCGGTGGGTTACGGCGAGTACCAGCCGGTGGCCAGCAACGACACCGCCGAAGGGCGTGCGCGCAATCGCCGCGTCGTGCTGGTGATTTCCCGCAACCTCGAAGTGCGCCGCAGCCTGACCGGCTCGGGCAGTGCCAATGCCACCCCGGACGCAGCGTTGCGCCGTGCTGGCACACAAAGTGCACCGCCAGCGGGAAGCAGTAACTGA
- a CDS encoding protein phosphatase CheZ: METTQTSLGEFESTLKKHAQELVESLERGRFGDAVQLIHQLNQTRDRGLYQEVGKLTRELHSAIVSFQIDPRMPQAEEVSQITDATERLSYVVKLTEGAANRTMDLVEESTPVLNDLAAEAQGLSVDWQRFMRREVAAPEFRELVKRVDSFLTHSAEGNRKVAGHLNDILLAQDYQDLTGQVIKRVTALVTEVESNLLKLVLMASQVDRFAGIEHDHQQLRAEKDEEKHPTRGEGPQIHADKREDVVSGQDDVDDLLSSLGF, from the coding sequence ATGGAAACAACACAGACGTCTTTGGGGGAGTTCGAATCGACCCTGAAGAAACATGCCCAGGAGCTGGTCGAGAGCCTGGAACGGGGGCGTTTCGGCGATGCGGTGCAGCTGATTCATCAGCTCAACCAGACCCGCGACCGTGGCCTGTACCAGGAAGTCGGCAAGCTCACCCGTGAGCTGCACAGCGCGATCGTCAGCTTCCAGATCGACCCGCGCATGCCGCAGGCCGAGGAAGTCTCGCAGATTACCGATGCCACCGAGCGCCTGTCTTACGTGGTCAAACTCACCGAGGGTGCCGCCAACCGCACCATGGACCTGGTGGAGGAGAGCACGCCGGTACTCAACGACCTGGCTGCCGAGGCGCAAGGCCTGAGTGTCGACTGGCAGCGCTTCATGCGCCGCGAAGTCGCAGCGCCGGAGTTTCGCGAGCTGGTCAAGCGTGTCGACAGTTTCCTGACGCACAGCGCCGAGGGTAACCGCAAGGTCGCCGGCCACCTCAATGACATTCTGCTGGCCCAGGACTATCAGGACCTGACTGGCCAGGTGATCAAGCGCGTGACTGCGCTGGTGACCGAAGTGGAAAGCAATCTGCTCAAGCTCGTGCTGATGGCCAGTCAGGTCGACCGTTTTGCCGGTATCGAACACGACCACCAGCAGCTGCGCGCTGAAAAAGATGAAGAAAAACATCCGACTCGGGGTGAAGGTCCGCAGATTCATGCCGATAAGCGTGAAGACGTTGTGTCCGGTCAGGACGACGTCGACGATCTGCTGTCCAGCCTGGGTTTTTAA